Genomic DNA from Penaeus monodon isolate SGIC_2016 chromosome 4, NSTDA_Pmon_1, whole genome shotgun sequence:
caccatggcatgtacatacattccCCCTGCAGATAGTCcccccatgccatggcatgtgcgtacatgccacccatcgggaaGGGGTGAAGATGGGAATAAAATGTTATCGTTGTGCAGGCTCCATATCATATCTCCAGATAATCAACAAGTGtgtgcagtaataataacaattagtaaaaATGtgttacctttgttattattctttattttaattttcagacATAAAACTTGCACTGCGGGTTAgtgtgggcaggaataggttacTGTGCATGGAAAAATGTCCTGGATAGAGGTGATGCTCTTCCGGGCATGGCTCATAGATGGTACATTTCACTATCATTTACTGGTGGAAATAATGCTGGAGCTGAGTCCAATCTCCCTACAAGAGCTTTGTTCATTTGGGGAGACAGCCACATCACCTGCCACTGAGCACTTGTCCATATAAGTTCCTAATTTGACAAATTAATTTTGTAAGTGAATGAaaaaatgagtgagtgaaagtgagagtttGCGGTATAACAAATCTtagtctctctttttatcccacTTCCAGCAACAATGCAGAAGAAGAGATCAGCTGTGTGGAGGCATTTCCAAGAGGTTGGGGAAAATAAGGTTATGTGTCGGACTTGCCACAAGCACCTTACCAAGCACGGAAACACCTCCATGATGCTGCGTCATCTACGAGGGAAGCACCCTGAACTGACACATTGCCTGCTGGAATCTGATGGTCCAACAGCAACCGGGGAAGGTGTTTCATGGCAAATAGAAGAGCAGCCTGTGGAGGAAGTGGTTGAACCCATCCCCATCTATGAGGGTCAaggtaaaaggggggaagagtGTTAAAATGGCCAAGGAGAAAGAGGCCAAGAAGAACATTAATATGTCTGTTTTAGATAGATCATTATAGACATCATTACACTCATGacagttttaaaatttagaagcaaagtgtgggtgatatatattataatttgttaacTGCATGATGTGAATGGTCTTCATAATATAGAtggttgttagatttttattgtgataaacaatttttcatcttttttccctttatttatttcccccctcccttctttttttcctgcgATCATTGCCAAGTCTCATACTGCAACTACATCAGTCCAGTAATGCCAAAAATCAATTTCTTTGCAGGTTTGAAGAAGAAAAGGTCTACAGTATGGAGGCATTTTGCAGAGGAGGGCACTGATAAGGTCAGCTGCCGCATCTGCCAAGAAAAGTTGGCCAAGCATGGAAACACATCCTCGATGCTGCGCCACTTGCGAGGGAAGCACCCACAGCTCAAGCTTGGGGAGCTGCAAGGTGATGGGTaagggaatctttttttttcagtttcagtttcagttttataattgtaaattttttaagtGTTACTAAAAAACTAGGAGCAGGACAGATATTTAAGATTAGGAAAAATTAACAAAGACTGTTCTGTGAATACCTATTTCTTGCtgctttttatctcctttctgtATTTACCTGCTGATAAACATTTTCTCACTGCCTACAGAAACAGGAAATACAATCGCCTTCACCTAAAGGCAAGTAACACAGAAACACGCTTCCTGGCAGTGTGTGAACGCTTGTTGCAGCACAACCAGCTCACAGATTGTACCCTCATGGCAGATGGCCAGTTTGTTCAAGCCCATCGATTGGTTTTGGCTACTTGCAGGTAAGTCTGTGCTCTTAAACCATTGGGTCTGGGGACCTCACTGCCCACATGGTAAAAAATCCAGACATTAGGCTTACCTGAGTGGCAACTCTCAGGTGTGTGGCTTATAGGCCGGATGGCAAGACCCTACCTCCTTTTGCATTGTTAttacctctttttctctataAGCATTTTTTGCTTTCTTGACATTTCCAAGGTcgttatttgtcatttgatattcTAATACTGTTTTCCTAGCACAGGCTCCATATCATATCACTACGTAGTCTATACTCTGCAATAGCAATAAATTGCATTTTGTGTAGTACAGGAAAGAGGATCCTGAACATGGTAACTTCACATCCTTCCAGGCATGGCTCACAGATTGTAAATTCCATACACTTTTACCGATGGAAATGATGAAAGATCCCCTTCCTATATTCTCATAGTGTCAAAacaccctccaagagctttgtgcacttcTGACACCTCAGCCTTCAGCCACAATTCTCATGACATTATTTCCATCACCCTGACCCTAAGCCAGCCCTTACCTTACTTTTCTCATGCCTAATGGTGATCACATGCAGATCCAAGGGGTTGTGTAACAAGTTTGTAAATTTGTATGTAAATTCCTTGCCTTCTATGGGatggataaaaaggaaattatatatatatatatatatatatatataatatatatatatacatatatatatacatatacatatatatatacatatatatatactataatatatatacatatacatatatatataatatatatatatgtatatacatatatatacataaaatatacatatatatatatagatatataatatatatatatatatattatatataatatatcatatattatatatacaatatatattatatataatatactatatatatatatatatatatatatatatatatatatatatatatatataaatatatatataatgtgtgttatatatatatatatatatatatatatatatatatatatataataatatatatgtatatatatatatgtaatatatatcatatatattatattatatatatgtatatattaaatatattaatataatattatatatatatatatatatgtaatatatatatataatatatatattatatatatatatatatatatatatatatatatatatatattatatatatatatattttatattatataatatattgtatttatatataggtagatttcatatatatacatattatacatatatatatacatatatatatacatatatatacatatatatatacatatatattttacatatatttacatataNNNNNNNNNNNNNNNNNNNNNNNNNNNNNNNNNNNNNNNNNNNNNNNNNNNNNNNNNNNNNNNNNNNNNNNNNNNNNNNNNNNNNNNNNNNNNNNNNNNNaacacacaacacaccacacacacatacaacacacacatacatacacccacacatacatacaacacatacacatacacgcacacacaccatacacccacacaacacacccatacacccacaccacaacacacaccacacacacaacacacccacacacacacacacacacacacacacacacacacatacagtatgtaAATATAACACTGTGATACTCTTTGCAGCGACAGCTTTGAAGAACTGTTCAAGACAGTAACTCATGCTAATCCTGTGGTAGTTCTTAGAGACATCACAATCCAGGAACTTCGTGGCATTCTCAATTACATGTATAAAGGAGAGACTCTGGTCAAGTCACATGAGCTTCCAGGCCTTCTCAAAGCAGCTGCACAGTTGAAGATTAGAGGTATGTTACAAATAGTTTCCCTAACCGTCTTCcttaatatttctttattgtgTGGGAGAGCATAAAGTCTTTCACATTTTTATGAAGCCAAAAGCTTAGTCCAGACCAAGGTACATTGTAACAAAACACTTGTGCAACAATGTATCTGTATTGTCCTGGTATAGTTGCTCAAAAACTAAGCAGTATTCCAAATTTTTTGCTACACAGTTTAGCAACTTTTGCTAAATACAAGTGACTTTGTCCAAGGACTGTTGCATGACACTCAAGACACACTGGCTCCACTTTGTGTCTGAATTGTTTTGCAACTTTTGTGCAACAGCATTGTTGTACATCAGCACTGTTGAACATCCAGGCCAAGCTGCACTTGATGTCCCACAAATTGGGAGTGGAATCACCTCAGTCAGTCCAAATATCTTTTCTGCTGTCTATGTTTTTGAACCTGTTAAAAATACAATCTGCATGAAGTAGCAATATACACAACAGTCTTGGGAGGAGGGAAAAATCGCAAAGCTACAATAACTTGCATAGCTTAATAATGCCAGGGAAAACTATTAATAGTTTATCATGCAGCTGTATTGACTCACATAGCTCAGtgctatcaaaaataaaaaatagtagccTATCATGCAGCCCATCAATGCTTTATTAAATATGTAGTGACTAATCTGCAGTACACACGATTCCACGTCTCAGTATGATGTAGATGACATAAATTTCAAAGTACGTAGATTTTTAATATTCAAACTGAAACTATTTCATAAACTTCACAACCCAGCAAAAGCCAGCAGACAACTGACCAGTGACCAGATAATGATGAGTCGCTTAGCCCACATCTTTGTATCATGTTTCCCATATCCAGTgggaaacacaaacacatgacTGGAAATTTTCAGCAAcagttaaaaaacaaatttggatTGTTGCTCAACTGCTGAGTGACTTTTCAAATACTTTGTTGTGGAACTGTAGCTCGACAAATTCTCTTGGTTTGGATGCGAGTATGGAATCATGCCCCGCAACAGTTGCAAGACATTTTTGGATTTGTTAGGCAACTGTTTCAGATACAGTGTTGAGTAAAATTGTATCTTGGTCTGGACTAGAAGTAAGAGggtcatgaaaaaaaatctgaacctgTGATTTTTATGAGAACATTGTTGTCACCTGAGGTTACATATGTTGTGACTTGTAGTATACTTACTGTTTGTTATAAAAAGCTGAATTTAGGTTCAGTAcatgtgaaaaaatatttattcttatactGATTCCAAAAATTTTGTCCATAGACAATTGGTAATTGAAACTCAAATGAAgtttagcaaagaaaaaaaatgttgcctATTGGCTCTgttattttcagtgtttttgcattttagcactctctctctctctctctctctctctctctctctctctctctctctctctctctcgctctcatcttctctctcctctctctctttctctctctctctctctcactttctctctctctctctctcactttctctctctcctctctcctctctctctctctctcctctctctctctctctctctctctctctctcctctttctctctctctcactctctctcattctctctctctctctctctctcttctctctctctcctctctcttctctctctctctctctctctttctctctcttctcactctctctcattctctctctctctcactttctcttctctctctctctctcactttctctctctctctctctctctctctctctcctttctcactttctctctctctctttctctctctctctctctctctctctctctctctctctctctctctctcccccctctccccccccaaagtaATGAGCAAGCTTTTCCCATTAAATTAAGCCCTATTTCAGCtttcagtaataaaaattttgtccAAGCTTTAGATTGATATTATCCAAACTATGTCACTGTATTCAGAAGTTCAAAAGATGTTAAAAGACCTTACAACTAAGCAGCCACATCTGTTCAGGCCTAAGTCAAGTGGGCCTGTCTGACTCATGGATGGACGATTCAAGGGCAGGCCTAGACCAGGAGCACCACATGACAGCCACTGGAGCCACAAAGCAGGACCTCAGTTTCTATGACCCAGAtttggaggatgaggatgaggatgacctTGATGTGGAGGAGGAAGACCACAGATTGGATCATTCAGGTGAGAGAAcctctcatttttgttttatttatacagGTTTTTGGGAGGATTATAGATTTACTTCAAATTTTCTGGTCTTAAATTGCATATTGTGTCACAGTGTAGCTGTAATATGATTGCATCCCTTAATTTGGAACTTGTTTGAGTGATTTTTAATAAGAACTGGAATAAGTTGCTCACATCATTACCAATATTCACCTTGtaggacaaaggaaaagaaatgccCAGACCTATGAGCTTATGGCGGTGTGTGAGGACGTTGACCTGGACAGCAGCCACCGAAGCAGTATATCACAACAGGATGATGTTCAGCCACTCAAGAGGGTTCAGATCAAACTGGAAACAGGCACAGGCGAAAGTGACTCAG
This window encodes:
- the LOC119570820 gene encoding uncharacterized protein LOC119570820 isoform X1, yielding MQKKRSAVWRHFQEVGENKVMCRTCHKHLTKHGNTSMMLRHLRGKHPELTHCLLESDGPTATGEGVSWQIEEQPVEEVVEPIPIYEGQGLKKKRSTVWRHFAEEGTDKVSCRICQEKLAKHGNTSSMLRHLRGKHPQLKLGELQGDGNRKYNRLHLKASNTETRFLAVCERLLQHNQLTDCTLMADGQFVQAHRLVLATCSDSFEELFKTVTHANPVVVLRDITIQELRGILNYMYKGETLVKSHELPGLLKAAAQLKIRGLSQVGLSDSWMDDSRAGLDQEHHMTATGATKQDLSFYDPDLEDEDEDDLDVEEEDHRLDHSGQRKRNAQTYELMAVCEDVDLDSSHRSSISQQDDVQPLKRVQIKLETGTGESDSEDQDVDIQQQEEDDSNVTHFIPMQEEVIIHQEAMEMHEGDDDEQSPNQAVSIVSEDPLTQAVKVTQRTGDVGAENVASLITSSAMLDLAASQHDATAMLDITATQLTASAMLDIRTAQHAATSQAAIDDEGMILLGLTEGESQNRIYTTASSSLEASTSRSTRPEPPRRVRKFAKQDLVTALNLVHDGHLGIKPAAKAFNIPIATLYNASKRQGTNAIEQQTTVFRKKQL
- the LOC119570820 gene encoding uncharacterized protein LOC119570820 isoform X2, with product MQKKRSAVWRHFQEVGENKVMCRTCHKHLTKHGNTSMMLRHLRGKHPELTHCLLESDGPTATGEGVSWQIEEQPVEEVVEPIPIYEGQGLKKKRSTVWRHFAEEGTDKVSCRICQEKLAKHGNTSSMLRHLRGKHPQLKLGELQGDGNRKYNRLHLKASNTETRFLAVCERLLQHNQLTDCTLMADGQFVQAHRLVLATCSDSFEELFKTVTHANPVVVLRDITIQELRGILNYMYKGETLVKSHELPGLLKAAAQLKIRGLSQVGLSDSWMDDSRAGLDQEHHMTATGATKQDLSFYDPDLEDEDEDDLDVEEEDHRLDHSGQRKRNAQTYELMAVCEDVDLDSSHRSSISQQDDVQPLKRVQIKLETGTGESDSEDQDVDIQQQEEDDSNVTHFIPMQEEVIIHQEAMEMHEGDDDEQSPNQAVSIVSEDPLTQAVKDDEGMILLGLTEGESQNRIYTTASSSLEASTSRSTRPEPPRRVRKFAKQDLVTALNLVHDGHLGIKPAAKAFNIPIATLYNASKRQGTNAIEQQTTVFRKKQL
- the LOC119570820 gene encoding uncharacterized protein LOC119570820 isoform X3, with translation MQKKRSAVWRHFQEVGENKVMCRTCHKHLTKHGNTSMMLRHLRGKHPELTHCLLESDGPTATGEGVSWQIEEQPVEEVVEPIPIYEGQGLKKKRSTVWRHFAEEGTDKVSCRICQEKLAKHGNTSSMLRHLRGKHPQLKLGELQGDGNRKYNRLHLKASNTETRFLAVCERLLQHNQLTDCTLMADGQFVQAHRLVLATCSDSFEELFKTVTHANPVVVLRDITIQELRGILNYMYKGETLVKSHELPGLLKAAAQLKIRGLSQVGLSDSWMDDSRAGLDQEHHMTATGATKQDLSFYDPDLEDEDEDDLDVEEEDHRLDHSGQRKRNAQTYELMAVCEDVDLDSSHRSSISQQDDVQPLKRVQIKLETGTGESDSEDQDVDIQQQEEDDSNVTHFIPMQEEVIIHQEAMEMHEGDDDEQSPNQADDEGMILLGLTEGESQNRIYTTASSSLEASTSRSTRPEPPRRVRKFAKQDLVTALNLVHDGHLGIKPAAKAFNIPIATLYNASKRQGTNAIEQQTTVFRKKQL